From one Solea solea chromosome 15, fSolSol10.1, whole genome shotgun sequence genomic stretch:
- the dlg5a gene encoding disks large homolog 5a isoform X2, whose amino-acid sequence MEPKHKELLDQCHQNLLESITDADRVIELLVGSGALSPLDRFELDQNCSSSAEKVDHLLKMLVNKESDHFLDLCVALEKAYPDLHAVLFGHNGTGCTGTGTGGGGAVEPSTGSTYSVLSTMPSDSESSSSLSSVGSPVNGEASSPPPLVVNDNRSSGDNLDTVLFQLRQVTRERDELRKRLALASPGTTFDDCRPNSKAGHDYERLKSQCMRAMADLQSLQNQHTKTLKRCEEAVKEADFYHMLHSRVLGEQTQLKEEMETLRRDNSQLVREHNHLQQNCEELRRLHGQDQRELSDLRQQQQQVMRESGSSEVLNQLYDTAMDKLEGVKKDYDALSKRYSDKVANHNTDLSRLEQTEEENRRLQKQTDALLMQRDSAVHYQQQYSTSVRRFETVQQELNKSSAQNKELQREMERLQSEVTRYKNLQLKSAKDCDKYKEERDSVFNEYRLIMSERDQVIKELDKLQTELEAAEARLKNTSSERVVASEELEALRQELNSSLVDRDRAICERNELLEKYCHEVKDKAEAQKELSQACKDIETVREERDVARKERTEAIIQRDQLLREYYQARQKQDSATLDMERANKEIEMLRKQYEAMSQELKEATQEAEVAKCRRDWAFQERDKIVAERESIRTLCDNLRRERDRAVSDLADALRNLDDMRKQKNDALRELKEIKEKMESQLEKEARFCQLMAHSSHDSAIDTDSLEWETEVVEFEKDRDDMDLKALGFDITDGVNDPYLPGDCGIFVTRVDKGSIADGRLRVNDWLLKINDVDLTNKDRKQVVKAVLSGGGSINMVVRRRKSVGGRLVTPVHINLVGHKDSGIGLESGVLVAAIVPGSPAAREGSLSVGDRLIAINGIALDNKSVTECEALLRSCRDSLSLSLMKFFPHSTSGQNIFESLRDSSEKSSGRIHLSDIHCRNGRNLKHNSSTQTDIFCSDAGSSVGSISEERRKVRGESDEVYGDVLKPFSMGSLHAMSLRPVSDLGTGRYGPSAFQECCPYSKGPSSLPFDPVSNSDCVTMETTLEKKHSGGTWPKMLVGGMSVAPDNPSPLTTAAQLSIYKSPKQRKSIFDPDAFKRPDTPSSKMEYMAANQIAAVAATAAAVSHSPQPSKTESRSSSSTPTPPTPPTRSDSFKFKHKHQSSSASDCTITSDGKGGEPVIAMATGESRERGERERDRNGNHYFLEGKVLTSRKSCDEDIGRTRGEEPEVKRPRPKSAPALRRRMTPQPITFPSFQSYSNDEHSPEPRELLRSSPSRTHRHSVGFVPTVYNGALPPSSAHRGLSPCPAVTAVMRNPVYTVRSHRVHTSNCPSVASQICHQHTHTSPQHQGHLSLDLSQQKRTSDFSESSSRSSRASHGTNSLPSSARLGSSSNVQYRAERIKIPSTPRYPRSMLGSDRGSLSHSECSSPSLITPPQSPLNLETTSFVSSQSQGSISTLPRISVSPVTIGERRKDRALYRNRSFLRIPPAARPRFSSLRSLRPYLEEPRNVVVQKGAEPLGISIVSGENGGIFVSKVTGGSIAHQAGLEYGDQLLEFNGINLRNATEQQARLIIGQQCDTITIMAQYNPHMYQLGNHSRSSSRLEPVTAQPSPQGNGAASPDNHSNIDTLSEQDEGTLTPSSKQTTPTTSPQNFSRMPSESSRKAVEPRLVTVRRPGVEVGVSLCGGNLRGVYIESLDEDSPARGSDGLLPGDLILEYNSVNMKNKTAEEVYVEMLKPADVVTLKVQHRPDDFSVLRDLPGDGFYIRALYDRVADAEGDLTFKKDDILYVDESLPKGTFGTWMAWQLDENAQKIQRGQIPSKYMMDQEFYRRHSVTEMKEDSAKTLSAAARRSFFRRKQKHKRSSSKDSKETVALDAISTDSIPFFDDCVSLAYQRVQKVECSSPRPVLVLGPLTDAVKEMLIKESPGKFCRCLLEVMKASQQAIERGVKDCLFIDYKRRSGHFDVTTVASIKEIAEKGCHCLLDIAPHAIDRLHSVHIYPIVVFIRYKNAKQIKEQKDPVYLRDKVSQKHSKEQFESAQKIEQEYSKFFTGIVQGGSLPYICTQIMTIVDQEQSKVLWTPLGCP is encoded by the exons gCTCCACGTACAGCGTTCTGTCCACGATGCCCTCGGACTCTGAAAGCAGCAGCTCCCTCAGCAGCGTTG GTTCGCCCGTGAACGGCGAAGCTTCCTCGCCACCGCCACTGGTCGTCAACGACAACCGCTCGTCCGGAGACAATCTGGACACGGTGCTGTTCCAGCTCCGGCAGGTGACCAGGGAGAGGGACGAGCTCCGCAAGCGTCTGGCGTTGGCATCGCCCGGGACCACCTTCGACGACTGCAG GCCAAATTCCAAAGCCGGTCATGACTATGAGCGTCTGAAGAGTCAGTGCATGAGGGCCATGGCAGATctccagtctctccagaaccagCACACCAAAACACTCAAGAGGTGCGAGGAGGCTGTGAAAGAGGCCGACTTCTACCA TATGCTGCACAGTCGTGTGTTGGGTGAACAGACGCAGCTGAAGGAAGAGATGGAGACGCTCAGGAGAGACAACTCTCAGCTCGTCCGCGAACACAATCACCTTCAGCAGAACTGTGAGGAGCTGAGACGACTGCACGGACAAGACCAGAGAGAACTGAGTGACctgaggcagcagcaacagcag GTGATGAGGGAGAGCGGCTCGTCGGAGGTGCTGAACCAGCTCTACGACACGGCCATGGACAAACTGGAGGGCGTGAAGAAGGACTACGACGCCCTGAGCAAGCGCTACAGCGACAAGGTGGCCAACCACAACACGGACCTGAGTCGCCTGGAGCAGACGGAGGAGGAGAACCGGCGGCTGCAGAAGCAGACGGACGCGCTGCTCATGCAGCGAGACTCGGCCGTGCACTACCAGCAGCAGTATTCCACGTCCGTGAGGag GTTCGAGACGGTGCAGCAGGAGCTGAACAAGTCGTCGGCCCAGAACAAGGAGCTGCAGCGGGAGATGGAGCGGCTCCAGTCGGAGGTGACGCGCTACAAGAACCTGCAGCTGAAGTCGGCCAAGGACTGCGACAAGTACAAGGAGGAGCGCGACTCGGTGTTCAACGAGTACCGGCTCATCATGAGCGAGCGAGACCAGGTGATCAAAGAGCTGGACAAGCTGCAGACGGAGCTGGAGGCGGCCGAGGCGCGGCTGAAAAACACGTCGTCTGAGCGCGTGGTGGCCAGCGAGGAGCTGGAGGCTCTGAGACAG GAGCTGAACTCGTCGCTGGTGGACCGCGACAGGGCCATCTGTGAGAGGAACGAGCTGCTGGAGAAGTACTGCCACGAGGTGAAGGACAAGGCCGAGGCCCAGAAGGAGCTGAGTCAGGCCTGCAAGGACATCGAGACGGTGCGCGAGGAGAGGGACGTGGCCCGCAAGGAGAGGACGGAGGCCATCATTCAGAGGGATCAGCTGCTCCGGGAATACTATCAGGCCAGACAG AAACAAGACTCGGCGACTCTGGACATGGAGCGAGCCAACAAGGAGATCGAGATGCTGAGGAAACAGTACGAGGCCATGTCCCAGGAGCTGAAGGAGGCCACGCAGGAGGCCGAGGTGGCCAAGTGTCGTCGCGACTGGGCTTTTCAAGAGAGGGACAAGATAGTGGCGGAGAGGGAGAGCATACG GACTCTGTGCGATAACCTGCGGCGGGAGAGGGACCGAGCGGTCAGCGATTTAGCCGACGCTCTGCGTAATCTGGACGACATGAGGAAGCAGAAGAACGACGCGCTGAGAGAACTCAAGGAAATAAA GGAGAAGATGGAGAGCCAGCTGGAGAAGGAGGCCCGGTTCTGTCAACTGATGGCCCACAGCTCTCACGACTCGGCCATCGACACGGACTCTCTGGAGTGGGAGACGGAGGTGGTGGAGTTTGAGAAGGACAGG GATGACATGGACTTGAAGGCACTTGGGTTTGATATCACAGACGGGGTAAATGATCCATATTTACCAGGAGATTGTGGAATATTTGTGACAAGGGTGGACAAAGGAAGTATTGCAGATGGAAGGTTAAG AGTGAATGATTGGTTGTTGAAGATCAACGACGTAGACCTGACCAATAAGGACAGGAAGCAGGTGGTGAAGGCCGTGCTCAGCGgcggaggatccatcaacatgGTGGTACGAAGACGGAAGTCAGTGGGAGGGAGGCTGGTCACTCCTGTCCACATCAACCTCGTGGGACACAAAG ACAGTGGTATTGGTCTGGAGAGCGGCGTGTTGGTTGCTGCCATCGTCCCTGGAAGTCCAGCAGCCAGAGAAggttctctctctgtgggagACAGACTGATCGCT ATAAATGGCATTGCACTGGATAACAAATCAGTGACGGAGTGTGAGGCTCTGCTGCGGAGCTGCAGGGACTCGCTGAGTCTTTCCCTCATGAAG TTCTTCCCTCACAGCACGTCGGGGCAGAACATCTTCGAGAGTCTGCGCGACTCTTCAGAGAAGTCCAGCGGGCGCATTCACCTGTCGGACATCCACTGCAGGAACGGCCGCAATCTCAAACACAACAGCTCGACGCAGACGGACATCTTCTGCTCCGACGCCGGCTCCAGCGTCGGCAGCATctctgaggagaggaggaaggtcAGGGGTGAATCTGATGAGGTGTACGGGGACGTCCTCAAGCCCTTCTCCATGGGTTCCCTCCACGCCATGAGCCTTCGGCCGGTGTCAGACTTGGGCACGGGCCGCTACGGACCCAGCGCGTTCCAGGAGTGCTGCCCTTACTCGAAGGGGCCCTCCTCTTTGCCCTTTGACCCCGTCTCAAACTCGGACTGCGTCACGATGGAGACGACGTTGGAGAAGAAGCACAGTGGAGGCACGTGGCCCAAGATGTTGGTGGGCGGGATGTCGGTCGCCCCGGATAATCCCAGTCCGCTCACAACAGCAGCCCAGCTCTCCATCTACAAATCACCCAAGCAGAGGAAGTCCATCTTTGACCCGGACGCCTTCAAGCGCCCCGACACGCCCTCGTCTAAGATGGAGTACATGGCGGCCAATCAGATCGCGGCAGTAGCTGCCACCGCCGCCGCGGTTTCCCACTCCCCGCAGCCTTCAAAGACCGAGTCCCGCTCCTCCTCGTCCACGCCGACCCCTCCGACCCCGCCCACTCGCAGCGACTCCTTCaagttcaaacacaaacaccagagcAGCTCTGCGTCCGACTGCACCATCACCTCGGACGGCAAGGGCGGCGAGCCCGTCATCGCCATGGCGACGGGAGAGAGCAGGGAACGCGGCGAGCGGGAGCGGGACAGGAACGGAAACCACTACTTCCTGGAGGGAAAAGTGCTGACGTCACGGAAGTCGTGCGATGAGGACATCGGGCGGACCCGAGGGGAGGAGCCTGAGGTGAAGAGGCCACGCCCCAAATCGGCCCCCGCCCTCCGCCGCAGGATGACACCTCAGCCCATCACGTTTCCCTCCTTCCAA AGCTACTCTAACGATGAACACTCACCGGAGCCCAGGGAGCTGCTGCGCTCCTCACCCAGCCGCACCCACAGGCACAGCGTCGGCTTCGTCCCCACCGTCTACAACGGCGCCCTCCCTCCCA GTTCAGCCCACAGAGGACTGTCTCCCTGCCCCGCGGTCACCGCTGTGATGAGGAATCCGGTGTACACCGTGCGCAGTCACCGCGTTCACACCAGCAACTGCCCGTCTGTCGCCTCCCAGATATGTCACCAGCACACCCACACCAg cccgCAGCACCAGGGTCACCTCAGCCTGGACCTGAGTCAGCAGAAGCGCACAAGCGACTTCTCGGAGTCGTCGTCGCGCAGCAGCAGAGCATCACACGGTACAAACTCACTGCCGTCCAGCGCACGGCTTG GTTCTTCCAGCAACGTCCAGTACCGCGCTGAGAGGATCAAGATCCCTTCTACTCCACGTTACCCACGCTCCATGCTGGGCTCAGACCGAG gCTCCCTGTCACACTCCGAGTGCAGCAGTCCCAGTCTCATCACGCCGCCGCAGTCGCCGCTCAACCTGGAGACGACGTCATTCgtcagcagccaatcacagggctCCATTTCCACTTTACCACGGATCTCAGTCAGTCCCGTAACGATAGGAGAGCGAAGGAAAGACAg AGCTCTTTACCGTAACCGCTCTTTTCTAAGGATTCCTCCGGCTGCGAGGCCGAGGTTCTCCTCTCTCAGGAGCCTCAG GCCGTACCTGGAGGAACCTCGCAACGTCGTCGTCCAAAAAGGTGCAGAGCCTCTTGGAATCTCCATCGTCAGCGGGGAGAACGGAGGAATCTTTGTTTCAAAGGTTACGGGAGGAAGCATTGCCCATCAGGCGGGGCTGGAGTACGGAGACCAGCTGCTGGAG TTTAATGGTATCAACCTGCGGAACGCCACGGAGCAGCAAGCTCGTCTCATCATCGGCCAACAGTGtgacaccatcaccatcatggCTCAGTACAACCCACACATGTACCAGCTGGGAAACCACTCACGCTCCAG TTCTCGTCTGGAGCCAGTCACTGCTCAGCCGAGTCCTCAAGGAAACGGCGCCGCATCCCCCGACAATCACTCCAACATCGATACGCTCAGCGAACAGGATGAAGGCACGCTTACTCCCTCCTCCAAGCAGACCACACCCACGACCAGCCCGCAGAACTTCAGCAG GATGCCGTCTGAGAGCAGCAGGAAGGCGGTGGAGCCGAGGCTTGTGACGGTACGAAGGCCTGGAGTGGAAGTGGGAGTGTCGCTCTGTGGAGGAAACCTACGTGGTGTCTACATTGAGAGCCTGGATGAAGACAGTCCTGCCCGAGGCTCTGATGGACTCCTTCCTGGAGACCTGATCTTAGAG TATAACTCAGTGAATATGAAGAATAAAACAGCTGAAGAGGTTTACGTGGAGATGCTGAAACCCGCAGACGTGGTGACACTGAAGGTGCAGCATCGACCCGACGACTTCAGTGTCCTCAGAGACTTACCAGGAGACGGCTTTTATATTAG AGCACTTTACGACCGCGTCGCCGACGCCGAGGGCGACCTCACGTTTAAGAAAGACGACATCCTGTACGTGGACGAGTCTTTACCTAAGGGCACCTTCGGGACGTGGATGGCCTGGCAGCTGGACGAGAACGCTCAGAAGATCCAGAGAGGACAGATCCCCAGCAAGTACAT gaTGGACCAGGAGTTTTACCGCAGACACAGCGTGACAGAAATGAAGGAAGACTCGGCGAAGACTCTGTCGGCCGCCGCCCGCAGGTCGTTCTTCAggaggaaacagaaacacaaacgcAGCAGCTCCAAGGACAGCAAAGAGACGGTGGCTCTGGACGCCATCAGCACCGACTCCATCCCCTTCTTTGAcg ACTGTGTGAGTCTGGCGTACCAGCGCGTCCAGAAGGTGGAGTGCTCGTCCCCTCGGCCGGTGCTCGTCCTCGGGCCGCTCACCGACGCCGTGAAGGAGATGCTGATCAAAGAATCTCCCGGGAAGTTCTGCAGATGTTTACTCG aggTGATGAAGGCGTCCCAACAAGCCATCGAGCGCGGCGTCAAAGATTGTCTCTTCATCGACTACAAACGCAGGAGCGGCCATTTTGACGTCACCACCGTTGCTTCGATAAAGGAAATCGCagaaaag GGCTGCCACTGTTTACTGGACATCGCACCACACGCCATCGATCGGCTGCACAGTGTTCACATTTATCCAATCGTTGTTTTCATTCGCTACAAAAACGCCAAGCAGATAAA GGAGCAGAAAGATCCGGTTTATCTGCGGGACAAAGTATCTCAGAAACATTCCAAGGAGCAGTTTGAAAGTGCACAGAAGATCGAGCAGGAGTACAGTAAATTCTTCACAG GTATTGTCCAGGGCGGCTCCCTCCCGTACATTTGCACTCAGATCATGACGATCGTCGATCAAGAACAGAGTAAAGTCCTGTGGACTCCACTTGGCTGCCCCTAG